A single Drechmeria coniospora strain ARSEF 6962 chromosome 03, whole genome shotgun sequence DNA region contains:
- a CDS encoding protein kinase, whose amino-acid sequence MTTAAPTGGPEYSHSTRPSSSSSRSALPPTRSCSTRSSRPPPATANAVSASSLSNHSRHRSSASQNLPPSFPRHHHRSASSSTRPNADILPQHEHDGSRVVSFPPNANRSAGREQDRDRPPPPTRGAEPQPPNRRSSTRANHGHHQHQHQHQHQQDMAPSAVPTNGGSSGPSPHGDAPPHRSSHQQPSGAAKPTRSRTTIPTQSGKWILGKTIGAGSMGKVKLARKEDGSEQVACKIVPRGSADDGHQSRVDKERADQSKEIRTAREAAIVTLLNHPHICGMRDVVRTNYHWYMLFEYVNGGQMLDYIISHGKLKEKQARKFSRQIASALDYCHRNSIVHRDLKIENILISKTGDIKIIDFGLSNLFAPRSHLKTFCGSLYFAAPELLQARAYTGPEVDVWSFGIVLYVLVCGKVPFDDQSMPALHAKIKKGLVDYPSWLSSECKHLMSRMLVTDPKQRATMQEVMTHPWMTKGFNGPPDNYLPAREPLAQPLDPEVILAMQGFNFGSPESIKAQLINIIDSEEYQQAVKLYQREREVSSPTRDGEKRRGFGFDFYKRRNSGNSRDTLTGPSSEALHLGTDPMYAFSPLLSIYFLVKEKHERDQVDSPAAASREKEREREREREREREKDREREKNTEPMPELVAPQAAYTNSAAYEMPGEKPTGGRARPRARTHGEDDIPDTIKQALAPPPPPPPPPPPPETKVDQLQKKEGTAAGLLRRFSTRKRRDPERVDRDRSHPPPTVQVHSPAEAVPLTPKKSFSIRRGRQSRDANSSSGLRLAASQAQHSELLSPPVSSSAPKPSRKSGLGRSTSVNSADIRRTREPDKLAKEALPTSGSDQSVATEKPAPAEGAYSQSRAMNMRAKSLGHARRESIQRRRLRREEAQEADVPEETDLEQEQSGPSTERLDSSDLAKPVFLKGLFSVSTTSGKSVPAIRADIRRVLQQLNVDYTEIKGGFSCRYAPSIDLNKVQDPQGSPAQTPGHRRRFSFGGRRRGDDRDRDEVRDSDRDRTPTTPRTPGRDRSDRERETSYSNSETSVDSIPRRNGASRRAPGETSTQVQSDLGGSMVMEFEIFIVKVPLLTLHGIQFKRLTGNTWQYKNMADQILRELRL is encoded by the exons ATGACAACGGCAGCTCCGACAGGCGGACCCGAATATTCTCactcgactcggccgtcgtcgtcttcgtcgcgATCGGCGCTGCCCCCGACAAGATCCTGCTCGACTCGCTCCTCGCGCCCCCCTCCGGCGACTGCCAATGCCGTATCCGCATCCTCCTTGTCCAACCACAGCCGCCACCGCAGCTCCGCCTCTCAGAATCTACCACCATCCTTCCCacgccatcaccatcgcagcgcatcctcgtcgacgcgccCCAACGCCGACATCCTGCCTCAACATGAGCACGACGGCTCTCGCGTAGTTTCCTTCCCGCCCAACGCCAATCGCAgcgccggccgagagcaAGATCGAGACCGTCCACCGCCCCCAACCAGGGGCGCcgagccgcagccgccgaaTCGTCGGAGCAGCACTCGCGCGAACCACggccaccaccagcaccagcaccaacaCCAGCATCAGCAAGACATGGctccctcggccgtgcccaCGAATGGCGGCTCCTCGGGCCCGTCCCCCCACGGCGATGCTCCTCCTCACCGGTCGTCGCACCAGCAGCCGTCGGGTgcggcgaagccgacgaggtcgcgcACCACCATCCCGACCCAGTCGGGCAAATGGATCCTGGGCAAgaccatcggcgccggcagtATGGGCAAGGTGAAGCTCGCTCGCAAGGAGGACGGCAGCGAACAG GTCGCCTGCAAGATCGTCCCCCgcggctcggccgacgacggccaccagAGCCGCGTCGACAAGGAGCGGGCCGATCAGTCGAAAGAAATCCGCACCGCCCGcgaggccgccatcgtcaccctCCTCAACCACCCGCACATCTGCGGCATGCGAGACGTGGTCCGCACCAACTACCACTGGTACATGCTCTTCGAGTACGTCAACGGCGGTCAGATGCTCGACTACATCATCTCCCACGGCAAGCTCAAGGAGAAGCAAGCCCGCAAGTTCAGCCGCCAGATCGCGAGCGCCCTCGATTACTGCCACCGCAACAGCATCGTCCACCGCGACCTCAAGATCGAGAACATCCTCATCAGCAAGACGGGCGACATCAAGATCATCGACTTTGGTCTCAGCAACCTCTTCGCCCCCCGCAGCCACCTCAAGACCTTTTGCGGCAGTCTCTACTTTGCCGCCCCGGAGCTCCTGCAGGCCAGGGCATACACGGGccccgaggtcgacgtcTGGAGCTTCGGCATCGTCCTCTACGTCCTCGTCTGTGGTAAGGTCCCGTTCGACGACCAGAGCATGCCCGCCCTCCACGCCAAGATCAAGAAGGGGCTCGTCGACTATCCGAGCTGGCTGTCCAGCG AGTGCAAGCACCTCATGTCCCGGATGCTCGTGACCGACCCCAAGCAGCGCGCCACCATGCAAGAGGTCATGACCCATCCCTGGATGACCAAGGGCTTCAACGGCCCCCCCGACAACTACCTTCCCGCCCGCGAGCCCCTGGCGCAGCCGCTCGACCCCGAGGTCATCCTCGCCATGCAGGGCTTCAACTTTGGCTCCCCCGAAAGCATCAAGGCGCAGCTCATCAACATCATCGACTCGGAGGAGTACCAGCAAGCCGTCAAGCTCTACCAGCGCGAGAGGGAGgtttcgtcgccgacgcgggaCGGGGAGAAGCGACGAggcttcggcttcgactTTTACAAGCGAAGGAATTCCGGCAACAGCCGCGACACGCTGACGGGTCCGAGCTCGGAAGCGCTGCATCTGGGCACCGACCCCATGTACGCCTTTAGCCCCCTCCTGTCCATCTACTTTTTGGTCAAAGAAAAGCATGAGCGGGACCAGGTCGACTCTCCCGCCGCTGCCTCGCGCGAGAAGGAGCGAGAAAGGGAGCGCGAGCGGGAGCGCGAGCGGGAGAAGGATCGGGAGCGGGAGAAGAACACGGAACCGATGCCGGAGCTGGTGGCTCCGCAGGCAGCCTACACGAACTCGGCCGCCTACGAGATGCCCGGCGAGAAGCCGACGGGCGGCCGGGCGCGACCGCGGGCTCGCACGCACGGGGAAGATGATATTCCGGACACCATCAAGCAGGcgctcgcgccgccgccgccgccgccgccgccgccgccaccgccagaGACCAAGGTCGATCAGCTCCAGAAGAAAGagggcaccgccgccggcctgctcCGCCGATTCAGCACGCGCAAGCGAAGAGACCCTGAGCGCGTCGACAGGGATCGCTCGCACCCGCCGCCAACCGTTCAGGTCCATTcgcccgccgaggccgtaCCCCTGACGCCGAAGAAGAGCTTCAGCATCCGGCGCGGCCGGCAGAGCCGCGACGCCAACTCGTCTTCGGGACTGCGCTTGGCCGCGAGCCAAGCGCAGCACAGCGAGCTGCTCAGCCCGCCCGTGTCCTCGAGCGCACCCAAACCCTCGAGGAAGTCGGGTCTCGGCCGTTCGACGAGCGTCAACTCTGCCGACATTCGGCGAACGCGCGAACCCGACAAGCTGGCCAAGGAagcgctgccgacgagcgggTCCGATCAGTCGGTCGCGACggagaagccggcgccggccgagggagcCTACAGCCAATCGAGAGCGATGAACATGAGAGCGAAATCGCTAGGCCACGCCCGACGAGAGAGCATCCAGCGCCGGAGGCTGCGGAGAGAAGAGGCGCAGGAGGCCGACGTGCCGGAGGAGACGGATCTCGAGCAGGAGCAGAGCGGCCCCTCGACCGAGAGGCTCGACAGCTCCGACCTGGCGAAACCCGTCTTCCTCAAGGGTCTCTTCAgcgtgtcgacgacgtccggAAAGTCGGTGCCGGCCATCCGTGCCGACATCCGGCGGGTGCTCCAGCAGCTGAACGTGGACTACACCGAGATCAAGGGCGGCTTCAGCTGCCGGTACGCGCCGAGCATCGACCTGAACAAGGTGCAGGATCCCCAGGGCAGCCCGGCGCAGACGCCAGGCCACCGACGGCGCTTCAGTTttggcggccgccggcggggcGACGATCGAGATCGCGACGAGGTCCGGGACTCGGATCGTGAccggacgccgacgacgcctcgcACGCCCGGCCGCGACCGCTCGGATCGGGAGCGCGAAACGAGCTACTCGAACTCGGAGACGTCGGTGGATAGCATCCCGCGTCGCAACGGAGCCTCGAGGCGGGCGCCGGGCGAGACGAGCACGCAGGTGCAGAGCGATCTCGGCGGCAGCATGGTCATGGAGTTTGAGATCTTCATCGTCAAGGTGCCCCTCCTGACCCTGCACGGCATTCAGTTCAAGCGCTTGACGGGCAACACGTGGCAGTACAAGAACATGGCGGACCAAATCCTGCGCGAGCTCAGGCTGTAG
- a CDS encoding peroxisomal biogenesis factor 11, translated as MASSVRGSVVGVSSTNLGMCACCRRADTAKAIRKRRRRAAPFLPAHRQKPLAHDAPSSFDAQLPRSEQAPVGLSLAPRRRRRRCPAIMVADTLVYHPSVAHYLRFVATTVGRDKLLRTIQYFARFYAWYLLRTNGTNDQMAPWNAMKKQFGLTRKILRFGKAVEHVKAAAVAADAKSLDPFLRYAAFGRQVGYAGYLSFDAIALPDAIGARKWQGAQNAQRQAYRFWAMGLVFSLASQLYTLYRLKQREAKIDRKDGEGVVESKRIAIERSVSQLQLISDIADLTVPTSALGWIGFDDGFVGLAGTLSSLIGVYTQWKKTA; from the exons ATGGCTTCCTCCGTTCGTGGGTCCGTCGTTGGCGTGTCATCGACGAACCTCGGCATGTGCgcttgctgccgccgcgccgataccgccaaggccatccgcaaacgccgtcgtcgagctgcacCCTTCCTCCCTGCGCACCGTCAAAAA CCTCTCGCCCACGACGCGCCCTCGTCCTTTGACGCCCAGCTTCCCCGCTCCGAGCAAGCACCCGTCGGGCTCTCCCTTGctccccgtcgccgtcgacgacggtgccctGCCATCATGGTCGCCGACACGCTCGTCTACCACCCTTCGGTGGCTCACTACCTTCGCTTCGTCGCGAccaccgtcggccgagacAAGCTGCTGCGGACGATCCAGTACTTTGCTCGCTTCTACGCCTGGTACCTGCTCCGCACCAACGGCACCAACGACCAGATGGCCCCTTGGAACGCCATGAAGAAGCAGTTCGGCCTCACCCGCAAGATCCTCCGCTTCGgaaaggccgtcgagcacgtcaaggccgccgccgtcgccgccgacgccaagtCCCTCGACCCCTTCCTGCGCTACGCCGCCTTCGGCCGACAGGTCGGTTACGCCGGCTACCTCTCCTTCGATGCCATCGCCCTGCCCGATGCCATCGGCGCCCGCAAGTGGCAGGGCGCTCAGAACGCCCAGCGCCAGGCCTATCGTTTTTGGGCCATGGGCCTCGTCTTCAGCCTCGCCTCCCAGCTGTACACCCTCTACCGCCTCAAGCAGCGGGAGGCCAAGATTGACCGCAAGGACGGCGAAGGTGTCGTCGAGAGCAAGCGCATCGCCAT CGAGAGATCGGTCAGCCAGCTCCAGCTGATCAGCGACATTGCCGACCTCACCGTCCCCACCTCAGCCCTGGGCTGgatcggcttcgacgacggcttcgtcggcctaGCCGGTACCCTCAGCAGTTTGATCGGCGTCTACACGCAATGGAAGAAGACGGCTTGA
- a CDS encoding Cell differentiation, Rcd1-like protein: protein MIPSAHVYGHHPFQGGDSPWLHHQPSHHGQSHQGGVSVAQQQQQQQQQQQQQHQHFNRMTANHSAAGNMVAAHAQDAGHENISDDNRRTMAFIADLLNESTRETALLELSKKREQVPELALILWHSFGVMTSLLQEIISVYTLLNPSQLTAAASNRVCNALALLQCVASHNDTRALFLNAHIPLFLYPFLNTTSKSRPFEYLRLTSLGVIGALVKNDSSDVINFLLTTEIIPLCLRIMETGSELSKTVAIFIVQKILLDDNGLNYICATYERFYAVGTVLSNMVAQLVESQTARLLKHVVRCFLRLSDNARAREALRQCLPEPLRDATFSSVLRDDAATKRCLAQLLINLSDNVVDPGSQGVSGM, encoded by the exons ATGATTCCATCCGCCCATGTCTACGGGCACCATCCTTTTCAAGGTGGTGACTCGCCCTGGCTGCACCACCAACCGTCCCATCACGGGCAGAGCCACCAAGGCGGCGTCTCCGtggcccagcagcagcagcagcagcagcagcaacagcagcagcaacatcAGCACTTCAACCGCATGACGGCGAACCACTCCGCCGCCGGGAACATGGTGGCTGCGCACGCCCAGGACGCGGGCCACGAGAACATCTCGGACGACAACCGACGGACCATGGCTTTCATCGCCGACCTGCTCAACGAGAGCACGAGGGAGACGGCGTTGCTCGAGCTGAGCAAGAAGCGCGAGCAAGTGCCCGAGCTGGCACTCATCCTGTGGCATTCTTTCG GCGTCATGACCTCGCTCCTGCAGGAAATCATCTCCGTCTACACCCTTCTCAACCCCTCACagctgacggcggcggcctcgaacCGAGTCTGCAACGCCCTCGCGCTTCTGCAATGTGTCGCCTCCCACAACGACACGCGGGCTCTGTTTCTCAACG CGCACATCCCCCTCTTTCTCTACCCATTTCTTAACACGACATCCAAGTCGCGACCGTTTGAATATCTCCGACTGACAAGTctcggcgtcatcggcgcCTTGGTCAAGAACGACTCGTCCGACGTCATCAACTTTCTGCTGACGACGGAGATCATTCCGCTCTGCCTCAGAATCATGGAGACTGGCTCGGAACTTAGCAAGACTGTTGCCATCTTCATCGTCCAGAAGATTTTGTTGGATGACAACGGCCTCAACTACATATGTGCAACCTACGAGCGCTTctacgccgtcggcaccgtcctcAGCAACATGGTtgcccagctcgtcgagtCGCAGACGGCGAGACTTCTTAAGCACGTCGTCCGCTGCTTTCTTCG CCTCAGCGACAACGCCAGAGCTCGCGAGGCCTTGCGACAGTGCCTCCCCGAGCCTCTCCGAGATGCCACCTTTTCCTCCGTGCTGCGGGATGATGCCGCGACGAAGCGGTGCCTCGCCCAACTTCTCATCAACCTCTCCGACAACGTCGTCGATCCCGGGTCGCAAGGCGTTTCCGGCATGTGA
- a CDS encoding questionable protein: MSEVSSTRLYLGNLPRNVTKADVEAHFATHGTGEITEVKLMNGFGFIEYKDPMDARDVVPGRNARSFPMAEWVFNRFADALLSLAAFHGSDFMGERLTVQFARGSRNREGFGAFERAPPRPRRTAFRMQITGLPSDTSWQDLKDFARQSSLDVVYSETGRDSGRGSFVEFETADDLRAAVEKLDGREFKGSQVQCAADIQPDMPPRERGRSRSPGRRPYAPPYEEYDRRGPPRAGGGGGGGGGGYSPRRDPGAYGYRDRSPRREYYDDRSRYRSPPRRPMEDYPQAPWGRYEDAYRRDYPPPPADPYANGRPPYERPPRDGPPREPAYPPRDGYTREYDRGGRY; this comes from the exons ATGAGCGAGGTTTCATCCACCAGGCTCTACCTGGGCAACCTGCCTCGTAACG TCACCAAGGCTGATGTCGAGGCCCATTTTGCGACGCATGGCACCGGTGAGATCACCGAGGTGAAGCTCATGAATGGCTTCGGCTTCATCGAGTATAAGGACCCGATGGATGCCCGCGATGTTGTTCCCGGTAGGAACGCCCGTTCATTCCCGATGGCCGAATGGGTTTTCAACAGATTTGCTGATGCTCTCCTTTCTCTCGCAGCTTTCC ATGGATCCGACTTCATGGGCGAGCGACTCACCGTTCAATTTGCCCGTGGATCCCGTAACCGGGAAGGTTTTGGTGCCTTTGAACGCgctccgccgcggccgcgacgaACTGCTTTCCGGATGCAAATCACCGGGCTCCCAAGCGATACCAGTTGGCAG GACCTCAAAGACTTTGCGCGCCAGTCCAGCCTCGACGTGGTATACTCCGAGACGGGCCGTGACTCGGGTAGGGG AAGCTTCGTCGAgttcgagacggccgacgacctgaGAGCCGCGGTGGAGAAGCTCGATGGGCGGGAGTTTAAGGGCAGCCAGGTGCAGTGCGCCGCCGAT ATCCAGCCCGACATGCCTCCTCGCGAACGTGGCCGATCCCGCTCccccggccgccggccgtACGCGCCTCCGTACGAGGAATACGACCGTCGCGGACCCcctcgcgccggcggcggcggcggcggcggcggtggcggctaCAGCCCTCGCCGCGACCCTGGCGCGTACGGATACCGCGACCGGAGCCCCCGCCGCGAATACTACGACGATCGATCCCGCTATCGCTCCCCTCCCCGCCGCCCGATGGAGGATTACCCGCAGGCGCCGTGGGGACGATACGAAGACGCGTACCGCCGCGACTACCCTCCGCCTCCCGCGGATCCGTACGCCAACGGCCGTCCCCCGTACGAGCGACCGCCGAGAGACGGGCCACCTCGGGAGCCCGCGTACCCGCCCCGGGACGGGTACACTCGCGAGTACGACCGAGGCGGACGCTACTAA